A window of the Drosophila simulans strain w501 chromosome 2L, Prin_Dsim_3.1, whole genome shotgun sequence genome harbors these coding sequences:
- the LOC6731339 gene encoding protein Wnt-10b, with the protein MKIYANQSRAMTAWRATSKGHEQQQLPQQQKQQQEAGSSNNSSSNNLVATPATSRHCNLHLIVVIILACCTRWLYGLPDGRATCRSVPGLTKDQVELCYKASDVTAAALEGLDMAIRECQIQFQWHRWNCSSLSTKSRNPHASSLLKKGYRESAFAFAISAAGVAHSVARACSQGRLMSCGCDPTINRKTLNKNLRQSLDKEKKQFLQYLETNQILTPEEEKKYERSKIASRWKWGGCSHNMDFGVEYSKLFLDCREKAGDIQSKINLHNNHAGRIAVSNNMEFRCKCHGMSGSCQLKTCWKSAPDFHIVGKVLKHQFRKAILVDQSNLGNGEPVVVLKRARNKKSNGGSGSGSTSPDLDSTDASGGHDDGGTGDSETRRHDELGVERGTRQPSADKNAARMARKLETSLFYYQRSPNFCERDLGADIQGTVGRKCNRNTTTSDGCTSLCCGRGHSQVIQRRAERCHCKFQWCCNVECEECHVEEWISICN; encoded by the exons atgaaaatttatgcaaatcaaagcCGAGCGATGACTGCGTGGCGAGCAACATCAAAAGgccacgagcagcagcaactgccgcagcagcagaagcagcagcaagaagcaggaagcagcaacaacagcagcagcaacaacctgGTTGCCACACCGGCCACATCGCGccattgcaatttgcatttaattgttgtgATTATCTTGGCCTGCTGCACACGCTG GCTCTATGGCTTGCCGGATGGCCGTGCCACCTGCCGTTCAGTGCCTGGATTGACCAAGGATCAAGTGGAGCTCTGCTACAAGGCCAGTGATGTGACGGCGGCCGCTCTCGAAGGACTCGACATGGCCATACGAGAATGCCAAATTCAG TTTCAATGGCATCGGTGGAACTGTTCGTCGCTGAGCACAAAGAGCCGCAATCCGCATGCCTCCAGTTTGCTGAAGAAAG GCTACCGGGAGAGTGCGTTCGCCTTTGCCATCTCGGCTGCCGGGGTGGCCCACAGTGTGGCCCGCGCCTGCAGCCAAGGTCGTTTGATGTCCTGCGGCTGCGACCCCACCATCAATCGCAAGACGCTGAACAAGAACCTGCGCCAGTCTCTGGACAAGGAGAAGAAGCAGTTTCTGCAGTACTTGGAGACCAACCAGATTCTAACGCccgaggaggagaagaagtACGAGCGCTCCAAGATCGCCAGCCGCTGGAAGTGGGGCGGTTGCTCCCACAACATGGACTTTGGGGTCGAGTACTCCAAGCTCTTCCTCGACTGCCGCGAGAAGGCAGGCGACATTCAGTCGAAGATCAATCTGCACAACAATCACGCCGGCCGGATA GCCGTCTCCAACAACATGGAGTTCCGGTGCAAGTGCCATGGAATGTCCGGCAGCTGCCAGCTGAAGACATGCTGGAAGTCCGCTCCCGATTTCCACATTGTGGGCAAGGTGCTGAAGCACCAGTTCCGCAAGGCCATTCTGGTGGATCAATCAAATCTGGGCAACGGGGAGCCCGTGGTCGTTTTGAAACGGGCGCGCAATAAGAAATCGAACGGCGGCAGCGGCTCCGGATCCACGTCGCCCGATCTGGATAGCACGGATGCATCTGGTGGTCACGACGATGGCGGGACAGGTGACTCCGAGACGCGGCGGCATGACGAACTCGGTGTGGAGCGGGGCACGCGGCAACCGAGCGCCGATAAGAATGCGGCAAGAATGGCCCGAAAACTGGAGACATCGCTGTTCTACTATCAGCGCTCGCCCAACTTTTGTGAGCGTGATCTGGGAGCTGATATACAGG GCACCGTGGGACGCAAGTGCAACCGGAACACCACGACCAGCGACGGATGCACCTCCCTctgctgtgggcgtggccacagcCAGGTGATTCAGCGGAGGGCGGAGCGGTGTCACTGTAAATTCCAATGGTGCTGTAATGTGGAGTGCGAGGAGTGCCACGTGGAGGAGTGGATTAGCATATGCAATTAA
- the LOC6731341 gene encoding neither inactivation nor afterpotential protein C, which yields MYLPYAQLPDPTDKFEIYEEIAQGVNAKVFRAKELDNDRIVALKIQHYDEEHQVSIEEEYRTLRDYCDHPNLPEFYGVYKLSKPNGPDEIWFVMEYCAGGTAVDMVNKLLKLDRRMREEHIAYIIRETCRAAIELNRNHVLHRDIRGDNILLTKNGRVKLCDFGLSRQVDSTLGKRGTCIGSPCWMAPEVVSAMESREPDITVRADVWALGITTIELADGKPPFADMHPTRAMFQIIRNPPPTLMRPTNWSQQINDFISESLEKNAENRPMMVEMVEHPFLTELIENEDEMRSDIAEMLELSRDVKTLYKEPELFVDRGYVKRFDEKPERMYPEDLAALENPVDENIIESLRHRILMGESYSFIGDILLSLNSNEIKQEFPPEFHAKYRFKSRSENQPHIFSVADIAYQDMLHHKEPQHIVLSGESYSGKSTNARLLIKHLCYLGDGNRGATGRVESSIKAILMLVNAGTPVNNDSTRCVLQYCLTFGKTGKMSGAVFNMYMLEKLRVATTDGTQHNFHIFYYFYDFINQQNQLKEYNLKADRNYRYLRVPPEVPPSKLKYRRDDPEGNVERYREFENILRDIDFNHKQLETVRKVLAAILNIGNIRFRQNGKYAEVENTDIVSRISELLRVDEKKFMWSLTNFIMVKGGIAERRQYTTEEARDARDAVASTLYSRLVDFIINRINMNMSFPRAVFGDTNAIIIHDMFGFECFNRNGLEQLMINTLNEQMQYHYNQRIFISEMLEMEAEDIDTINLNFYDNKTALDNLLTKPDGLFYIIDDASRSCQDQDLIMDRVSEKHSQFVKKHTATEISVAHYTGRIIYDTRAFTDINRDFVPPEMIETFRSSLDESIMLMFTNQLTKAGNLTMPFEAVQHKDESERKSYALNTLSAGCISQVNNLRTLAANFRFTCLTLLKMLSQNANLGVHFVRCIRADLEYKPRSFHSDVVQQQMKALGVLDTVIARQKGFSSRLPFEEFLRRYQFLAFDFDEPVEMTKDNCRLLFLRLKMEGWALGKTKVFLRYYNDEFLARLYELQVKKVIKVQSMMRALLARKRVKGGKVFKLGKKGPEHHDVAASKIQKAFRGFRDRVRLPPLVNEKSGQLNENTVDFIRPFAKKWREKSIFQVLLHYRAARFQDFVNLSQQVHIYNQRMVAGLNKCTRAVPFERINMREVNSSQLGPLPVPIKKMPFRLDQIPFYDTQYMVDPANSISRQTFPNQLLTQHMEDDEPWDSPLQRNPSMTSCALTYNAYKKEQACQTNWDRMGESDNIYNQGYFRDPQQLRRNQMQMNMNAYNNAYNSYNSNYNNQNWGVHRSGSRRNSLKGYAAPPPPPPPMPSSNYYRNNPNQQQSNYQPRSSYPPSDPVRELQNMARNEGDNSEDPPFNFKAMLRKTNYPRGSETNTYDFNNRRGSDSGDQHTFQPPKLRSTGRRYQDDEGYNSSSGNYGVSRNFGQQQRAPNLRQSQASVGRSFEDSNARSFEEAGSYVEEEIAPGITLSGYAVDI from the exons ATGTATTTACCGTACGCGCAATTGCCGGATCCCACGGATAAATTCGAGATCTACGAGGAGATAGCCCAGGGCGTCAATGCCAAGGTATTTCGGGCCAAGGAGCTCGACAATGATCGGATCGTGGCCCTAAAGATCCAGCACTACGATGAAGAGCACCAGGTTTCCATCGAGGAGGAGTATCGCACTCTGCGGGACTACTGCGACCATCCCAATCTCCCCGAGTTCTATGGCGTCTACAAGCTGTCGAAACCAAACGGACCTGATGAGATCTGGTTCGTCATGGAG taCTGCGCTGGAGGAACAGCAGTGGACATGGTTAATAAGCTTTTGAAACTGGATCGTCGAATGCGAGAGGAGCACATCGCCTACATCATCCGGGAGACTTGCCGTGCTGCTATCGAGCTGAACCGTAATCATGTCCTGCATCGGGACATTCGGGGAGATAACATTTTGTTGACCAAAAATGGACGGGTCAAGCTTTGCGATTTCGGCTTATCCCGTCAGGTGGATTCCACGCTGGGCAAGAGGGGCACCTGCATTGGATCTCCCTGCTGGATGGCTCCCGAAGTGGTGTCCGCCATGGAATCACGCGAACCGGACATCACCGTTCGTGCCGATGTCTGGGCCTTGGGAATCACCACCATTGAGTTGGCCGATGGAAAGCCACCATTCGCTGACATGCATCCCACTAGGGCCATGTTCCAGATCATTCGCAATCCACCGCCGACCTTAATGCGACCCACTAATTGGTCACAGCAGATCAATGATTTTATATCCGAGAGTCTGGAGAAAAATGCCGAAAATCGTCCAATGATGGTTGAGATGGTGGAGCATCCATTCCTCACGGAGCTCATCGAAAACGAGGACGAGATGCGATCGGACATCGCGGAAATGTTGGAACTCTCCCGGGACGTAAAGACTTTGTACAAGGAGCCGGAATTGTTCGTGGACCGCGGCTATGTGAAGAGGTTTGATGAGAAGCCGGAGAGAATGTATCCGGAGGACTTGGCTGCCTTGGAAAATCCCGTGGATGAAAACATAATCGAGTCACTGCGTCATCGCATTTTGATGGGGGAATCGTACAGTTTCATTGGCGATATCCTGTTATCCTTGAATTCCAATGAAATCAAGCAGGAATTTCCGCCGGAG TTCCATGCCAAGTATCGCTTCAAGTCGCGTTCGGAGAACCAGCCGCATATTTTCTCGGTGGCCGATATCGCCTACCAGGATATGCTGCATCATAAGGAACCGCAACACATCGTGCTCTCCGGAGAGAGTTACTCGGGCAAGTCCACAAATGCCCGGCTGCTGATCAAGCATCTGTGCTACCTGGGCGATGGAAATCGTGGGGCCACCGGACGCGTGGAGAGCTCCATCAAGGCCATTCTGATGTTGGTGAATGCAGGAACTCCGGTGAACAACGACTCCACCAGATGTGTTCTACAATACTGCTTGACCTTCGGAAAAACCGGCAAGATGAGTGGGGCCGTTTTCAATATGTATATGCTGGAGAAACTACGAGTCGCCACTACGGATGGAACCCAGCACAACTTCCACATCTTCTACTACTTCTACGACTTTATCAATCAGCAGAATCAGCTCAAGGAGTACAATCTGAAGGCTGATCGCAATTATCGTTATCTGCGAGTTCCGCCAGAGGTTCCGCCATCGAAACTCAAGTATCGTCGTGATGATCCCGAGGGTAATGTGGAGAGGTACAGGGAGTTCGAGAACATCCTGCGGGACATTGATTTCAATCACAAGCAATTGGAAACGGTTCGCAAAGTTCTGGCTGCCATTTTGAATATTGGCAACATCCGTTTCCGGCAGAACGGAAAGTATGCGGAAGTGGAGAACACCGACATTGTGTCCCGGATCTCCGAGCTCCTCCGCGTGGATGAGAAAAAGTTCATGTGGTCTCTGACCAACTTCATCATGGTCAAGGGCGGCATCGCCGAGAGGCGACAGTACACCACTGAAGAAGCCAGGGATGCACGCGATGCGGTGGCCAGCACGCTATACTCTAGATTGGTGGACTTTATAATCAACAGGATCAACATGAACATGTCCTTCCCACGGGCTGTGTT TGGCGACACAAATGCCATCATTATCCACGACATGTTTGGCTTTGAGTGCTTCAATCGAAATGGTCTGGAGCAACTAATGATCAATACTCTAAACGAGCAAATGCAATATCACTACAATCAGCGCATTTTTATCAGCGAAATGCTGGAAATGGAAGCTGAAGACATTGACACCATCAACTTGAATTTCTATGACAACAAGACGGCCCTGGATAATCTGCTAACCAAACCGGATGGCCTGTTCTACATCATTGACGATGCCTCACGCTCCTGTCAAGATCAGGATTTGATTATGG ATCGCGTTTCGGAGAAGCACAGCCAGTTTGTGAAGAAGCACACTGCCACTGAAATATCCGTGGCTCATTACACGGGCCGCATCATCTATGATACGCGCGCCTTCACCGACATCAACCGGGACTTTGTGCCGCCGGAAATGATCGAGACCTTCCGCTCCTCCCTGGATGAGAGCATCATGCTCATGTTCACCAATCAACTGACCAAGGCTGGCAATCTCACCATGCCATTCGAGGCAGTGCAGCATAAGGATGAATCTGAACGGAAGTCATAT GCCTTGAATACCCTAAGTGCCGGATGCATCTCCCAGGTGAACAATCTCCGTACCCTGGCGGCCAACTTCCGATTCACCTGCCTGACCCTGCTCAAAATGCTAAGCCAGAATGCAAATCTCGGCGTGCACTTCGTCCGCTGCATTCGCGCTGATCTGGAGTACAAGCCCAGATCCTTCCACTCGGATGTTGTTCAGCAACAGATGAAGGCCTTGGGAGTTCTGGACACTGTTATTGCTCGCCAGAAGGGATTCAGCTCACGGCTGCCATTCGAAGAGTTCCTAAGGCG ataCCAATTCCTTGCCTTTGACTTTGATGAGCCCGTGGAAATGACCAAGGATAACTGTCGTCTATTATTCTTGCGCCTCAAGATGGAAGGCTGGGCCTTGGGCAAGACCAAGGTGTTCTTGCGCTACTATAACGATGAGTTCTTGGCCAG ATTGTATGAGCTGCAGGTGAAGAAGGTCATCAAAGTGCAGTCCATGATGCGAGCTTTGCTAGCACGAAAACGAGTTAAGGGCGGCAAAGTGTTCAAAT TGGGCAAAAAGGGACCGGAACATCATGATGTGGCCGCGtccaaaatacaaaaag CCTTCAGGGGATTCCGCGACCGCGTCCGCCTCCCTCCGCTAGTCAACGAGAAGTCCGGCCAACTTAACGAGAACACCGTTGACTTTATCCGCCCGTTTGCCAAGAAATGGCGCGAGAAGTCCATCTTCCAGGTCCTCCTGCACTACCGCGCGGCTCGCTTCCAGGACTTTGTCAATCTCTCACAGCAG GTCCACATCTACAACCAACGAATGGTGGCTGGCTTGAATAAATGTACTCGGGCTGTGCCCTTCGAAAGGATCAACATGCGCGAGGTGAACTCCTCCCAGCTCGGACCACTGCCAGTGCCCATAAAGAAGATGCCATTCCGCCTGGATCAGATACCCTTCTACGACACCCAGTATATGGTGGACCCGGCCAACTCCATTTCCCGCCAAACCTTCCCCAATCAGCTACTAACGCAGCACATGGAGGACGATGAGCCTTGGGACAGCCCTCTGCAACGCAATCCCTCGATGACTTCTTGTGCCCTGACCTACAATGCCTATAAGAAGGAGCAGGCTTGCCAGACCAACTGGGATCGCATGGGCGAGAGCGACAATATCTACAATCAGGGCTACTTCCGAGATCCCCAACAGCTGAGGAG AAATCAAATGCAGATGAACATGAATGCCTACAACAATGCCTACAACAGCTATAACAGCAACTATAACAACCAGAACTGGGGCGTACATCGATCCGGATCCAGGCGCAACTCCTTAAAGGGCTATGCGgcgcctccacctcctcctccaccaatGCCCTCATCCAACTATTATCGCAATAATCCGAACCAGCAGCAAAGCAACTATCAGCCAAGATCCTCGTATCCACCATCGGATCCAGTTAGAGAACTCCAGAACATGGCTCGCAACGAGGGTGAT AACTCTGAGGATCCACCATTCAACTTTAAGGCCATGCTGCGCAAGACTAACTATCCGAGGGGATCCGAGACCAACACCTATGACTTTAACAATCGCCGGGGATCGGACAGTGGTGACCAACACACGTTCCAGCCGCCAAAGCTACGTTCGACAGGTCGCCGGTACCAGGACGATGAGGGCTATAACTCATCATCGGGAAACTATGGTGTGTCTAGGaactttggccagcagcagaggGCTCCGAATTTGAGACAATCTCAGGCCAGCGTGGGTCGCAGCTTTGAAGATAGCAATGCCAGGTCCTTCGAGGAGGCAGGATCTTATGTCGAGGAGGAGATTGCACCTGGAATCACTCTTTCAGGCTATGCCGTCGATATCTAA
- the LOC6731342 gene encoding MTOR-associated protein MEAK7, with translation MGNASGKRETDNLYNSEELRMLESAYKNASGGALEKLTQDRLVETWSQTIERSLAESTAQYLFTPTKPGQQCVNLQLKKFGEPYYIMERGTIDQKMQMLLGSMERSGNDTFNSKQLEQYIYSVIKSYVHLESTAKNSGIKEWHDLGFNTTERSAATFAKGLMRNLGKELEHTMPNDALERWLHVTPQFLQIWREVFSQLYCRHGGSKRNIIKEMEIPILPALCDAPQNSHYRPIIELPHVLYINAQLPREHRHKWRFLFSSKINGESFSTMLGKVLDKGPTLFFIEDEDQYIFGGYASETWSVKPQFGGDDSSLLYTLSPAMRCFSATTYNNHYQYLNLNQQTMPNGLGMGGQFDFWGLWIDCSFGDGQSVESCTTYRDYVQLSKRKQFKIRNMEVWAVGDLPVKEEDEEGEGQKRSVLDGNLEDRAMLEIAGKKMHSDGLREPSMDD, from the exons ATGGGAAATGCGAGTGGCAAGCGGGAGACGGATAATCTCTACAATTCGGAGGAGCTACGCATGCTGGAATCCGCGTACAAAAACGCCTCTGGCGGAGCACTTGAGAAGTTGACCCAAGACAGATTGGTG GAAACTTGGTCGCAAACCATCGAAAGATCCCTGGCCGAAAGTACGGCTCAGTATCTATTTACGCCCACGAAGCCAGGTCAGCAATGTGTCAACCTTCAGCTGAAGAAATTCGGAGAGCCGTACTACATCATGGAACGCGGTACTATTGAccagaaaatgcaaatgctccTGGGCTCGATGGAGAGAAGTGGAAATGACACATTCAACAGCAAGCAATTGGAGCAG TATATCTACTCGGTGATCAAGAGCTACGTGCACTTGGAGAGCACAGCGAAAAACTCTGGCATCAAGGAGTGGCACGATCTGGGCTTCAACACCACGGAAAGGTCCGCCGCCACCTTTGCCAAAGGCCTAATGAGAAATCTGggcaaggagctggagcacaCTATGCCCAACGATGCCCTGGAACGTTGGTTACACGTCACTCCGCAGTTTCTGCAGATTTGGCGCGAGGTCTTCAGCCAGCTGTATTGTCGCCATGGTGGCAGCAAACGGAACATAAttaaggaaatggaaattccaATTCTGCCAGCATTGTGTG ATGCTCCGCAAAATAGTCATTATCGCCCAATCATCGAACTACCTCACGTCCTGTATATAAATGCTCAGTTGCCCCGCGAACATCGGCACAAATGGCGCTTTCTATTCTCTTCGAAAATCAACGGGGAAAGCTTCTCGACGATGCTGGGAAAAGTGCTGGACAAAGGACCAACGCTGTTCTTTATTGAGGACGAGGATCAATACATATTTGGCGGATACGCGTCCGAAACGTGGTCCGTGAAACCGCAATTTGGAGGCGATGACAGCTCATTGCTCTACACCTTAAGCCCTGCCATGCGGTGCTTTTCGGCCACAACTTATAACAATCACTATCagtatttgaatttgaatcaGCAGACTATGCCGAATGGCCTG GGCATGGGCGgtcaatttgatttttgggGCCTTTGGATTGACTGCAGTTTCGGCGATGGACAGAGCGTTGAAAGTTGCACTACATATCGAGACTATGTGCAGTTGAG TAAACGAAAGCAATTCAAAATACGAAACATGGAAGTTTGGGCCGTGGGAGACTTACCAGTTAAAGAAGAAGACGAAGAAGGCGAGGGTCAA AAACGTTCGGTGCTGGATGGCAATTTGGAAGATCGGGCCATGTTGGAAATTGCGGGCAAGAAAATGCACTCGGATGGATTGCGTGAGCCCAGCATGGATGATTGA